The following nucleotide sequence is from Salvelinus sp. IW2-2015 linkage group LG26, ASM291031v2, whole genome shotgun sequence.
CACACCCAGGCCCCCCAACCCCGCACAATGACTAGCTTCAGGTTAGATCTTTTAGCATCTTCTGAGTATTAATTCAGCCACCCTTCCAAAATGAGATCCCACCTTTCAGAATACCCTTTCCAGCTGAGACTATGCTATCATTTCTCTCAACCCACTTACGYCATCTCTCCCTACCAGACTCGCATTGCATAACATTCAGCTGGCTTAGTGTGAACAGGCTTAAGTTCTTTGAAGGCACAAGAAATCAGAGCATTTTCAACGGATTGTTTAATAYGCTTCATGAAGCCAGGATATACAAAAAAATTAGGGGTGTTTGTACACAGAACAGAGAGCACATATCCTTGTAGTAACATTGAGTGATCGTGAATGTTGAGTCCATCATTATGCACGTTTGAGAAGAGCAAAGTACCTTAGGCCAACTGCAGAAGGCTGCAAACACCTAGTATACCTTTCAATGAAATCGTTTCGCCAGTCAAAGTCATTCACTTTGGATACTGAGTATTTACAAATCTTTAGCAATATCAAGGTGGTCTGCTGGAAACCAGTGCTCCCACGGCATTCCTACCTTGTTACACTAAAGGAATGCATTACAGAACTGAAGGAGCACACCACAGCTTGTCAAGCTTCTAGTGTAAatttcacagattttttttttaaagtccagAATTCACAACGGCAGTGAAAATAAGCTTAAATGGAAACATTTTACTACTGATATTTGAGTCTTCCGATTGAGCAGGAACATGGTCAAGACTGAATTTGTCGTAGAAGCTATCAGGCTGTGTTGAACAGATAACGAGTCAACGGTGGAAACAGGTTTCATTGCAAATAAAGCCATTAATTATCAAATTTGATTCTCCCTGTGTCGACTCTTCCTGCAACACCAGAAGGGCATACTGAACTTAAGGTATTAAGATCCTTAGTGAGCGTCAAGGCTTACAATAATTAAATTAAACGCTACAGGATTACTGCCATGACAGATCCTGtagaacacaacacaaaaaaatctaaagataCTGCCAAGATTGTTAAAGAAAACACTAGCACCAGATAccacaaacagaagaaaaaaagtgtCTTCGAAGAGCGCATCTTTTAAAAAACAGCCAGCGAAGGGACGATCTTGCAATCAggaagtttgtttttgtttttactcgTGTGTAGCTGAGGACAAGAAGAAGCCACAAGTGTAAAGGCACTGCAGCATTCGGACATTTCTCACACAGTAGACTAGAACCTATTCATATTTTGTGCCACAGTTCTCATAAGGTTCTCATTGCAACAGTAAAGCATCAGGGCAAGGGGCATTGGATGTGAACTTATGCCTCTTCAAAAGAAAACTGACTCagtggaaaaaaatattgaaatgtcTTTCTGCTTCTGGGTGGGTGGCAGAGCTGGATTTTTGAGCAGACCTGGGTATTTTAACATGCTAATCCAAGAGGGCACAGGCTTTCGGATACTGAGCAACAAGTCTTACAGGGCCATTCTGGGAGTCTATGCAATCATGTCCAGTCCGTACTAAACATTTCTAGTCCATACCAACAGTGAGATCATGGCAACTAGGCTACATCAAACGTACCATAGCTGTCATAGCTGTCTCTGTAGGATCCCCCAGAGCGGCCACCATAACCACTTTCACCACCACTCCTAAAAATGTGCACATATGAATGCTGGTTAACGGAAACCAAGGAAAAGTACATGATTATCCTAGAAAGACAACATATGAAGCTAAAAGCCTATTAATGTTACTAAAACCAGCTGACCTATCACTTAAAAGTCAACACTTtagagaaaataaaaacattaaattaAGTCTTACCTGGCCTCTCTGTAACCTCCGCTGCCACCCCCAGAGGAGTATCCTCCACCACTCCTGTAGCTACCACCATAGCTTCTGTCTCCTCCACCACCATAGCTTCTGTCACCTCCATAGCTTCTCTCTCCCCCAtagcttctctctcctccaccataGCTTCGGTCACCACCATAGCTTCTGTCTCCACCACCATAGCCACCACCTACGTCAAAAATAAGAACATTTCAGTCAAAGGCCCTTCAGTTTGGAGCAAGGTAAAATAAAAAGAGGGGTGTGACTTAGAGCAAACGGAAGCTAACCACTTCGCAATGCCAGCCCTTACCTCCTCCTAAATAACCATGCCcacctcttcctctgcctcctctgaAGCCACCAGAACCACCCCTGAAGCCACCAGAACCACCCCTGAAGCCACCAGAACCACCACGGTCAGATCTTCCTCCCGACTTGCCAGCTTCATCCACACGGATCATCCTGCCATCAACAGACTGAAGGAGGAGGGGGGTAGAAGTTAATACCAGTGATTTATATCAGTCGAAGATCTGCATGTGTCCGTGGAAAGAATCCCCTCACCTTGCCATTCATTGCAGCCATTGCGTCTTTGGCATCTTCAGGGTTTTCAAAAGTCACAAAGCCGAACCCCCTGGACCTCCGAGTCTCTCGGTCTCTTACAACATCAACTGCGGggggaattaaaaaaataaaaataaaatcaaccACCCATATGGCCGAAGCCCACTTGAGGCGACAAGCAACATTGCCAAACTGCTAACCGGGTCCTGGAGATGCTACATACCTTTAGCAATGTTGCCATACTTGGAAAACGCCTCTTCCAGTGAAGTTTCATCCGTGTCAAAACACAATCCTCCAACAAAAAGCTTTCCTTCGTCAGACATCTTTATTATCtagagataaaaaaataaataagcgcctggcctacacacactgtTTAGAAGACATTCACTGTTTTAAGAACTGAAGGAAAAACAATTTCACATAAGGATGGCACCAGAAGCGCTAATTGCTATGAAGCCATACATTTTAGGCGATAAGGCAATTTTCTTCCACCATTAGTTTTCAAATGCGTGCAGCAGCCGTGTTTTAACCAGTGCAATAAAGTTACCTAACGTCATGCACTCGCTATAATTTAGCATGCCaatttactaacgttagctaaattaaCTAGTTACCTGGGAATCTGTGGTAAAATTATCAACCATGGCGACTAACCAAACAGGCAAGTACCCACCATAACCTTGAGCTGATGTTAGCTAGAGAGGCGGTAGCCAAAAAACAGGCAGCACACAAAGGATTGCAAACTAGCTAAGCGTTAGCAGGCGAACTAACAATAAACGAGTCACATTAGCCATTTCAATCCACACAGTAAACACGACCTGGCCCAGATTTGGCCTAACCTGCAACGTCAGCTAGCGTATTATCTGGTAATTCGTTTACGTTAACTAAACAGCGGCAGTAAAATAACATGTTGCCACGCCGACGTCCAAAAGATATCTAGCTACTTTAGTTAATTAACggttaatgttagctagtgaaACGTGCATTAGCGGACGGCCATTTTGTAGGTAAATAACGTTACCAACGACGTTGTTAGCAAGTTACTAGACCGAATTTGGCTTAGAAATACAACCCAGTTGTAACggcaaataacgtgaaaaaacatgTAAACATTGGCACTCGAAATAGAATAACGTTGCATACCGAGTAGTTACACATGACGGGGGCCTAAGGAATAATCATGGCTAACGCTAGCTCTTTAACGTTATAATCGCTTCAATCCCTTCACCGACATGAACACGTTTGCTTGCCAAATCGCAAAGCGAACGTTGATTAGAAAGTAAATGGTCAAAGTCAATTATTTTCCATAAGAAATTAAAAGGCATTGTGGTACATTTACCCGGTAATTATTAGAATTGGTTGAGTAAACAGTTACCTTTGTGTGGTTTGGCGTCGTCTGAGAAAGATGTCAAAATGGCTCCAATATATGAGCATCTGCGTGAGTCATGAATAAATAGCAAAAGGGGCGTGCGCATCACTGAGGTAAAGTAAGAACGGTGTGCATGCCGCGAGTAGTTTTTGCGCAGTCCACCTGACGGCGGTAAAGCATCGTAGTGGACAGggaggccaaataaaataaaacaagtgTGGGTAGGCTAGGTATACTGTATTTTCAGGTGTGGTATTYTTTCATGATATTCCGACTACACTTGGTGAAAGATTTGGACTGACACTTGCAGAGTTCGTGCAAAGATTATTAACCCAATATAGGACATCTGCATCGTTTTCAATGGCAGCAAATGGCCACTGTACTCCCAAATTRGCTGCGCTGGTGTCTGGATTGGGATGTTTTCTGATAAACCAAAACTACTGTACATAGGCTACATTAAGTATACATACCAAAGGTTTTCCATTCAAAATTCCTATACACCAGACCGGTCTGAACAGATTTACATTTTTGCAGCCCCTCTGATGTTGCTGTTCTTGCACTAGACAAGACAGAGGAGCATATTGGTGCCGACCACAGCCAGGCTATAAATACCAGAGCTAACAGGCCAACGTGAGTGCTGCTATCCTCTGCCTTACCTCCTACACACAAACGCTCTGCGGCTTCCTGTTCGTTACCACAGTTTTCCACCCAGCGCTGACTGCCTCACCGCCTCCTCATATTCTCTCTAAGCAAAAAGCCATCCTTTCCACCCAACTGGATGACAGATGTGCGGGCCaccgccatctctctctctctctccctttctccggTTTACAATGTCCCATTATTCACTCAGGGCCTCAAACCATTACTAATAATTCAAATTATGTGAGAGAAGAGTAAGGAATGCCAAAAAAACGTGCACATTTAAACTTGTctagtatgtgtgtctgtgcaacCTCAATTAATGGTAGCCTATGTAATGCAGATGAGGTCAACATATTATTTAATTCAAGTAAAGCTGCGCTAACATACAATCWGACAGAGGGGGACGCTGTAAGTGCATGTTTTGATGGCCGGATGGCACCTGCCTTCTCATAGTGCTGGCTGGACCAGTGCTTCCACAGAGGTTCATTGACTGCAGCAGATATTGCTGTGCCCTGGCAGTGGGCTCTCTGTTAGATGTTGATTGCTATTCTATGGATGCAGCATTTCAGAGGCAGTGTGAGCCTAGATGTGTTCAGCCTTGGCTGCCATGGCATGTTGTTTATCTCATATGATTATCCCACAAAACAAtccattaaatgtatttatgaagccctttttacatcatcagatgtcacaaagtgctatacagaaacccagcctaaaaccccaaaccgcaagcaatgcagatgtagcagcacggtggttaggaaaaacaACACAGATGTCTGCCCTGGTTCTGAGCACCCTTGCCAAGCCCAAAACTGACAAGCAGAGCAAAGCAATACCTCTGCTAAAATAGGACAGCAATGGACAATGGGATTTTGTGGCACTATGATATATCATTTTAAAGATTTGCTTTGATATGTTMTGCAATCAGAAGTCACTGTACCTAACAAAAGTACTAGCCCCAACCACATAAATAGCAAGCCTTTCACATTCACTTCCCTTTTAAAGCAGTATAACACTGACCACGCCTACCAGAAGAGAAGAATACATCTACCTATGTTGAAAACATTCAGAGAGAAAGCTGAAATAGCAGCTCCTGACACAATGGCCCTGTGCCTTTAAGAGGTAAAATAAGATCACATTGTTATTCTGGGTTTGTCCACACACTGAWTGTGGAGGTGGATGTATAGTGGTGGTGACGAGGGTGGGGCGATGTGTAGGAGTCTCGAAACATGTG
It contains:
- the LOC111952625 gene encoding cold-inducible RNA-binding protein B isoform X4, giving the protein MSDEGKLFVGGLCFDTDETSLEEAFSKYGNIAKVDVVRDRETRRSRGFGFVTFENPEDAKDAMAAMNGKSVDGRMIRVDEAGKSGGRSDRGGSGGFRGGSGGFRGGSGGFRGGRGRGGGYGGGDRSYGGDRSYGGGERSYGGERSYGGDRSYGGGGDRSYGGSYRSGGGYSSGGGSGGYREARSGGESGYGGRSGGSYRDSYDSYATHE
- the LOC111952625 gene encoding cold-inducible RNA-binding protein B isoform X1, producing MSDEGKLFVGGLCFDTDETSLEEAFSKYGNIAKVDVVRDRETRRSRGFGFVTFENPEDAKDAMAAMNGKSVDGRMIRVDEAGKSGGRSDRGGSGGFRGGSGGFRGGSGGFRGGRGRGGHGYLGGGGGYGGGDRSYGGDRSYGGGERSYGGERSYGGDRSYGGGGDRSYGGSYRSGGGYSSGGGSGGYREARSGGESGYGGRSGGSYRDSYDSYATHE
- the LOC111952625 gene encoding cold-inducible RNA-binding protein B isoform X2, which translates into the protein MSDEGKLFVGGLCFDTDETSLEEAFSKYGNIAKVDVVRDRETRRSRGFGFVTFENPEDAKDAMAAMNGKSVDGRMIRVDEAGKSGGRSDRGGSGGFRGGSGGFRGGSGGFRGGRGRGGHGYLGGGGGYGGGDRSYGGDRSYGGGERSYGGERSYGGDRSYGGGGDRSYGGSYRSGGGYSSGGGSGGYREARSGGESGYGGRSGGSYRDSYDSYGTFDVA
- the LOC111952625 gene encoding cold-inducible RNA-binding protein B isoform X3, whose product is MSDEGKLFVGGLCFDTDETSLEEAFSKYGNIAKVDVVRDRETRRSRGFGFVTFENPEDAKDAMAAMNGKSVDGRMIRVDEAGKSGGRSDRGGSGGFRGGSGGFRGGSGGFRGGRGRGGGYGGGDRSYGGDRSYGGGERSYGGERSYGGDRSYGGGGDRSYGGSYRSGGGYSSGGGSGGYREARSGGESGYGGRSGGSYRDSYDSYGTFDVA